A stretch of the Jeotgalibacillus haloalkalitolerans genome encodes the following:
- a CDS encoding competence protein ComK — translation MDYEINQETMTIRCARHLELQTRIIKASKSCYSVLTSLQLMEYACKMGGSTYKGRQESVRFKFGISSKIPILINQNEEIIMFPTHSPTHIDNTWISLEHFDKAFEHAERGKAIVRFINGEQVTVMCSLKTLSKQHQRASALMLQELHFPRKRMVMRMG, via the coding sequence GTGGACTATGAAATCAATCAGGAAACAATGACAATCAGATGCGCAAGACACCTCGAGCTGCAAACTCGCATCATCAAAGCAAGCAAAAGCTGCTACTCGGTATTGACCTCACTTCAACTCATGGAATACGCCTGCAAAATGGGCGGCAGCACCTACAAGGGCCGGCAGGAATCCGTCAGATTCAAATTCGGCATCTCCAGCAAAATCCCAATCCTGATCAACCAGAATGAAGAAATCATCATGTTCCCAACACACTCACCAACCCATATCGATAACACATGGATTTCACTCGAGCATTTCGACAAAGCCTTCGAGCACGCTGAGCGGGGGAAGGCCATTGTCAGATTCATTAACGGAGAACAAGTCACTGTCATGTGCTCACTGAAAACGCTCAGCAAACAGCACCAGCGAGCTTCGGCATTGATGTTGCAGGAGCTGCATTTTCCGAGGAAGCGGATGGTGATGCGGATGGGGTGA